AGAATAAGAAAATCTTTTATCGGTACCTAATTCCTGAAGGAAGCAAATTCCTTTTCCTTCAAAAAAAGCGGTTTGTACAGCATCTGCGAGACGGTTGTAGAATTCTTCTTCCTCTTTAACAACGATTCTGTCAATGACTAATAAAATGTCTTTATTGTCTAATTTGTGAATATCGGAAGGTGAAAATTCATCCAGACGAACCATTTCGTTATCAATTAATATACGCGCAAATCCCTGTTGTAAAAGGACTTTAAGTTTGTCTTCAAGCTTTCTTCCTTCTTCTAAATGAATAGGTGACAATAAAAGCCATTTGCTGTCTATTTCTAAAGTTTTTACATCTGAGATAACATCGGTTACAGTATTCTTTTTTACTTCTCTGCCGGAAATCGGAGAATAAGTACGGCCAATTCTGGCATATAAAAGTTTGATATAATCGTAAATTTCGGTTGAAGTCCCTACAGTTGAACGGGCGTTGGTGGTGTTTACTTTCTGTTCAATTGCAATTGCCGGAGCAATTCCTTTTATGTATTCAACTTTAGGTTTGTCTAAGCGCCCTAAGAACTGACGCGCATATGATGATAAACTTTCAACATAACGGCGCTGTCCTTCGGCATATAAAGTATCAAATGCCAGACTAGATTTTCCAGATCCTGAAAGTCCTGTAATGACTACAAGTTTATTTCGCGGAATAGCAACATCTACATTTTTTAAATTATGTACCTGAGCGCCTTTAATGATGATATTATGTTTTGGGTCTAGTGTCGAAAGATCAATCTGCATAAAAAAGTCAATTTCTACAAAAGTAATCAATTTTGAAATGAGTTTTGTTAAGGTGGCTGTTCCAAATTTTAACAGAATCTGGATAGAAAACAATTTTTTATAGCTATTATTTTATATTAAAATTTGCTGGTTTGATTCAAAATAAGCTATTTTAGAAGTGTTTTTGTAACAAATTAAAACACTATAAATTTGAAGACTAAGTTTTGCTTTCTGTATTTTTTGATTTCTGTAAGTCTGTTTTCTCAGGAATTACCGCCAATTGTAAAATATCCTTCGACTGTTCATGGTGCAGGAAATCAAAGTTGGATGATTGCACAGGACGAGCAAAACATAATGTATTTTGCCAATAATGAAGGACTTTTAGAATATAATGGAACAAATTGGGAGTTATATTCAACGCCAAACGAAACCATAATGCGATCGGTAAAAGTAATCGATAATAAAGTTTATACAGGTTGCTACATGAATTTTGGTTACTGGACAAGACAGTCAAATGGTAAGTTAAAATATATTTCACTTAGCGACAAAATCAAAAATAAAATTCTGGACGACGAACAATTCTGGAATATTTTAAAATATGATCAATGGGTATTGTTTCAGTCTTTGAACCGAATTTATATTTACGATACCAAAACAAAAAGATTCAAAATTATTGCGCCTAAAAATGGTGTTGTAAAATCATTTTGTATTAAAAATTCGATTTTTTACCAAACCACAAATGAGGGGCTGTTCGAAATCGAAGAAGGAAAAGGAAAATTGATTTCAGAGCATCCTATTCTGAAAAAAAATACAATTGTAAATGTTTTTGCAGTTGATGACGGCTTACTGATTCTGACACAATTAGGCGGATTTTATAAACTTGCTGGTACAGTTTTAACTCCTTTTAAAACAGAAGTAGATTCACAGATAAAATCAGGATTTGTGTATAGCAGCCAGAAACTTCATGACGGCAGTTATGCTTTAGGAACTGTTTCTGATGGGGTTTTTATTTTATCGGATTCAGGAAAACAAAATTATCATATTTCGCAGAGTAAAGGATTGAGTAATAATACCGCTTTGTCTTTGTTTGAAGATAAGGATCAGAATGTTTGGATTGGTCTTGATAACGGAATTAATTGTATAAACTTACAGACTCCTGTTCATAGTTTTACAGACGATACTGGAGTATTAGGAACTGTTTATGCTTCAATTGTAAACAACGGAATATTATATGTAGGCACTAATCAGGGATTGTTTTGTAAAAGATACCAAAGTAATGAAGATTTTCAGTTTGTAAAGGGTACAAAAGGGCAAGTCTGGTCATTATTTGAATATGATAATACTCTTTTTTGCGGTCATGATTCAGGTACTTTTATTGTAGAAAATACTTCGGCAAGAAATATTTTCAGGAATTCAGGAACATGGAAATTTGAGCCTGTGCCAAATCATAAAAATATATTGCTTCAGGGAAATTACTACGGGATTTCAGTTTTAGAGAAAATTAATAATCAATGGCAATTTAAAAACAAAATTGAAGGTTTTAATTATTCGTCGCGTTATTTTGAAATTACTCCAGACCAGGAAATTTATATAAGTCATGAATACAAGGGGGTTTTTAGGATCAAAACCGATTATTCTTTTTCAAAGTCAATAGATTTTTATGCCTATTCTTCTCCCAAAAAAGGAAAAAATGCAAGTCTTACAAAATTTAATAATGCGATATATTATGCATACAAAGATGGAATTTTCAAATTGAATTCAGTTACAAAACAATTTGAAAAAGATAAATTGCTGAGTTCTATTTTTGAGAAAGACCAATATACGTCGGGTAAACTGATTGTTGACAAATCGAATAAAATCTGGTTGTTTTCTAAGAACTATATTCATTATTTTTCTGCCAGTAAGTTAAGTCATCAGTTAAAACAAAATATTATTCCAATTCCTTCATCCTTAACAAATTCTATGCTGGGTTTTGAAAATATTACTCAAATTTCAAAGTCAGCTTATTTAATAGGGACTACAGATGGTTATTACACGCTTAATATTGATGATTTAAGTTTTAAAAATTATACAGTTTCTATTTCGGAGATTTTAGTTAATAAACAGAATCAAACTTTAAAAAATGTAGCTTTAAATGAAGAAAGGAGTTTCAAATCGAATGAAAACAACATTACATTAAGTTATACAGTTCCGGAATACAATAAGTATATTAATTCGGAATACCAGTATTTATTAGAAGGTTTTCAGAATGAGTGGAGTGAATGGAGTACAAAATCTTCTGTGAATTTTAAAAATTTATCTCCGGGTAAATATACATTCAGAGTCCGCGCAAAATATGCTAATACACTTTTGCAGAATACAGCTACTTATACTTTTATAGTTTTAAAGCCTTGGTATTTAACTAATCTGGCTTGTTTTATTTATTTGTTGCTGCTTGTCGTAATTGGTTATTTTATTAATAAAGCATACCGAAACTTTT
The Flavobacterium flavigenum genome window above contains:
- a CDS encoding helix-turn-helix and ligand-binding sensor domain-containing protein, whose translation is MKTKFCFLYFLISVSLFSQELPPIVKYPSTVHGAGNQSWMIAQDEQNIMYFANNEGLLEYNGTNWELYSTPNETIMRSVKVIDNKVYTGCYMNFGYWTRQSNGKLKYISLSDKIKNKILDDEQFWNILKYDQWVLFQSLNRIYIYDTKTKRFKIIAPKNGVVKSFCIKNSIFYQTTNEGLFEIEEGKGKLISEHPILKKNTIVNVFAVDDGLLILTQLGGFYKLAGTVLTPFKTEVDSQIKSGFVYSSQKLHDGSYALGTVSDGVFILSDSGKQNYHISQSKGLSNNTALSLFEDKDQNVWIGLDNGINCINLQTPVHSFTDDTGVLGTVYASIVNNGILYVGTNQGLFCKRYQSNEDFQFVKGTKGQVWSLFEYDNTLFCGHDSGTFIVENTSARNIFRNSGTWKFEPVPNHKNILLQGNYYGISVLEKINNQWQFKNKIEGFNYSSRYFEITPDQEIYISHEYKGVFRIKTDYSFSKSIDFYAYSSPKKGKNASLTKFNNAIYYAYKDGIFKLNSVTKQFEKDKLLSSIFEKDQYTSGKLIVDKSNKIWLFSKNYIHYFSASKLSHQLKQNIIPIPSSLTNSMLGFENITQISKSAYLIGTTDGYYTLNIDDLSFKNYTVSISEILVNKQNQTLKNVALNEERSFKSNENNITLSYTVPEYNKYINSEYQYLLEGFQNEWSEWSTKSSVNFKNLSPGKYTFRVRAKYANTLLQNTATYTFIVLKPWYLTNLACFIYLLLLVVIGYFINKAYRNFYQKQKEKLIEENNLLLEIKELENEQQLMKLRNEQLSQDVDNKNRELAVSTMSLNSKNELLAFIKEDLKKTAQDDNRNIKSVIRTINDNITEEDSWKVFKEAFDNADKDFLKRIKQLHPLLTPNDLRLCAYLRLNLSSKEIAPLFNISVRSVEIKRYRLRKKMYLQHEIGLVEYILSV